One region of bacterium genomic DNA includes:
- a CDS encoding UDP-glucose/GDP-mannose dehydrogenase family protein has translation MKVAMIGSGYVGLTSGPCLAKVGHDVICVDNDAARIELLNRGEVPIYEPGLPEIIAEARAAGRLRFTTDIGAAVRECKAVFIAVGTPPRENGQPDLTYVEDVARDIAANIQNYKLIVEKSTVPVQTGKWVRTTIERYKKSDSPFDVASNPEFLREGSAVGDFLNPDRIVCGVDSEQARDLMREIYAPIKAPIVFTDLASAELIKHASNAFLSMKISFANALSIVCESSGADIRKVCSGIGMDKRIGPAFLEAGVGYGGFCFPKDLAAFIAIAQDLGYDFRLLKEVEAVNEDMKRRFVRKIQSVLWNLRDKNVGVLGLAFKPNTDDMRLAPSIDIVNALVREGAKVKAFDPQAIERAKALIPGISYCTRAEDVADDADVLAVITEWPEFRKIDLAALKKRMRLPIICDGRNLFERSEVEKLGFTYIGVGR, from the coding sequence ATGAAAGTCGCGATGATCGGCTCGGGCTATGTCGGGCTCACGAGCGGCCCCTGTCTCGCCAAGGTCGGGCACGACGTGATTTGCGTGGACAACGACGCCGCACGGATCGAGCTGCTCAATCGCGGCGAGGTGCCCATCTACGAGCCCGGTCTGCCGGAGATAATCGCCGAGGCCCGGGCCGCAGGCCGGCTGCGTTTCACCACCGACATCGGCGCGGCCGTCCGCGAGTGCAAAGCGGTGTTCATCGCGGTCGGCACGCCGCCGCGCGAGAACGGACAGCCGGACCTCACCTACGTGGAGGACGTGGCCCGCGACATCGCCGCGAACATCCAGAACTACAAGCTCATCGTCGAGAAGTCAACCGTACCGGTTCAGACCGGCAAGTGGGTGCGGACCACGATCGAACGGTACAAGAAGTCCGACTCGCCGTTCGACGTGGCCTCGAACCCCGAGTTCCTGCGCGAGGGCTCGGCGGTCGGCGACTTTCTCAACCCGGACCGGATTGTCTGCGGCGTCGACTCCGAGCAGGCCCGCGACCTGATGAGGGAAATCTACGCCCCGATTAAGGCACCGATAGTCTTCACCGACCTGGCTTCGGCCGAGCTGATAAAGCACGCCTCGAACGCCTTCCTGTCAATGAAGATATCGTTCGCCAACGCGCTATCGATCGTCTGCGAGTCCTCCGGAGCGGATATCAGGAAGGTGTGCTCCGGCATCGGCATGGACAAGCGCATCGGGCCCGCGTTCCTTGAGGCCGGCGTCGGTTACGGCGGGTTCTGTTTCCCGAAAGACCTGGCCGCGTTCATCGCCATCGCGCAGGACCTGGGCTACGACTTCCGGCTGCTCAAGGAAGTCGAGGCGGTGAACGAAGACATGAAGCGAAGGTTCGTCCGCAAGATCCAATCCGTGCTCTGGAACCTGCGCGACAAGAACGTGGGCGTGCTCGGGCTCGCGTTCAAGCCCAACACCGACGACATGCGCCTGGCACCGTCTATCGACATCGTGAACGCGCTGGTGCGCGAAGGCGCAAAGGTGAAGGCATTTGACCCGCAGGCCATAGAACGGGCAAAGGCCCTGATACCCGGCATCAGCTACTGCACGCGCGCGGAAGACGTGGCCGATGATGCCGACGTGCTTGCCGTCATCACCGAGTGGCCGGAGTTCAGGAAGATTGACCTCGCCGCCCTGAAGAAGCGGATGCGGCTGCCCATCATCTGTGACGGCCGCAACCTGTTCGAACGGAGCGAGGTGGAGA